Proteins from a single region of Styela clava chromosome 1, kaStyClav1.hap1.2, whole genome shotgun sequence:
- the LOC120345707 gene encoding ras-related protein Rab-8B-like — MSGKTYDYLFKLLLIGDSGVGKTCVLFRFSEDQFNSTFISTIGIDFKIRTIELDGKKIKLQIWDTAGQERFRTITTAYYRGAMGIMLVYDITNSKSFDNIKNWIRNIEEHASSDVEKMILGNKCDMNDKRAIAKESGQTLAVEYGIKFMETSAKASINVEEAFYTIARDIKRKMDSRMDSNTTAKNTIVVAEQTKQKTGFIDRWCSIL; from the coding sequence ATGTCAGGTAAAACATATGACTATCTGTTCAAACTTCTTTTAATTGGAGACAGCGGAGTTGGAAAAACATGTGTACTATTTCGATTTTCGGAAGACCAGTTCAATTCTACATTTATATCAACAATTGGTATTGACTTCAAAATAAGAACTATCGAACTGGAcggtaaaaaaattaaactacAAATATGGGACACAGCTGGACAAGAGCGTTTCAGGACCATTACTACTGCTTACTATAGAGGCGCTATGGGAATCATGTTAGTCTATGATATCACAAATTCCAAGTCTTTTGACAACATTAAAAACTGGATAAGAAATATTGAAGAGCATGCATCTTCAGATGTTGAGAAAATGATTCTCGGAAACAAATGTGATATGAATGACAAGCGGGCAATAGCAAAAGAAAGTGGGCAAACCTTAGCTGTCGaatatggaataaaattcaTGGAGACAAGTGCGAAAGCTAGTATAAATGTGGAAGAGGCATTCTATACTATTGCAAGAGACATTAAAAGAAAAATGGATAGCAGGATGGACTCAAATACaacagcaaaaaatacaattgttGTAGCAGAACAAACTAAGCAAAAAACAGGATTTATTGATCGCTGGTGTAGTATTCTGTAA
- the LOC120341007 gene encoding uncharacterized protein LOC120341007 isoform X1, producing MNNKRIIICAIVLVAGYSMVFNSSINFYKAYEESVNWEPSLHIAKGNEGKLLSRSKRQLQGNNENFEYNGTFIGNDTILVEVTFLNPTTQAAINGAKNFISDFFSALPKYTNRTLIFHINAELITTPHPSTTDIVSTTQSIPSDLYTSEDPTTETPMAGGQSTVASSTITVSTPAFPKNTSSQLLTTSLSDATTPDFSVESTTDIATTSEEVNITTVTELDEISTTQPPIIDGISITTTMGMNTTMADEQNTELSTMVPVSTTVVSKNRTSQSTTTNVMLTTSDFVETTFISGAMNTTVSEQSTVVSNTETDSTTDLAQTTALHAITTDSISSTSSIADTTIFSEGSTTDIDTTSEESIMTSTALNGSEEISTSQPLKTDDISTTAMVTTGIIEATILAFEIPLANRTYSSNLSNASSEESMNLTMQVESALSNILTLNGIRNIQVVGFREGSVICRVEIEADKSISEQDIIDDYRNSNATEKSIFAASGLKIPASNVATTSVTNIETSTEETTTTTTTTTTTTTTTTPHSEPSSLSDGAIVGIVLGSLFGTLLIIILIVVVLRHFGFSCSAKSGYDMRGKDYGELPGLDEIYHQTQDTDM from the exons atgaataacaaaCGGATTATTATCTGTGCAATTGTGTTGGTTGCTGGCTATTCAATGGTCTTCAACTCGAGTATTAATTTTTACAAAGCATATGAAGAATCCGTTAATTGGGAACCTAGCCTGCACATAGCTAAAGGGAATGAAGGGAAATTATTGTCAAGGTCGAAGCGTCAACTGcaaggaaacaatgaaaatttcGAATATAATGGAACTTTTATTGGAAATGACACG atCCTGGTTGAAGTAACTTTTCTAAATCCAACAACGCAGGCTGCAATAAATGGCGCCAAAAACTTCATTTCGGATTTTTTCAGTGCATTACCAAAATATACAAACCGCACTCTTATCTTTCACATAAATGCAG AACTGATAACAACACCACATCCATCGACCACTGACATCGTATCAACAACACAGTCAATACCAAGTGATCTATATACCAGTGAAG ATCCAACGACGGAAACACCAATGGCTGGCGGACAAAGCACAGTTGCATCCAGCACGATAACGGTTTCTACTCCAGCTTTTCCCAAAAATACAAGTTCACAACTGCTAACAACGTCGTTGTCTGATGCCACGACACCGGATTTCAGCGTAG aaTCCACTACAGACATTGCAACAACTTCCGAAGAAGTGAACATAACAACAGTAACCGAGCTTGATGAAATTTCCACTACTCAACCACCAATAATCGATGGCATTTCAATAACAACCACCATGG gtaTGAATACCACAATGGCTGACGAACAAAATACAGAATTATCGACTATGGTACCAGTTTCTACGACAGTTGTATCAAAAAATAGAACCTCACAATCGACTACCACAAATGTCATGTTAACAACGTCTGATTTCGTGGAGACAACGTTCATCAGTGGAG CTATGAACACTACAGTTTCTGAACAAAGTACAGTGGTATCAAACACAGAAACGGATTCTACAACAGATCTAGCACAAACTACAGCCTTACATGCAATAACTACCGATTCCATTTCATCTACGTCATCTATCGCAGATACTACTATTTTCAGTGAAG GTTCAACCACAGATATTGACACAACCTCCGAAGAAAGTATCATGACGTCAACAGCGTTAAATGGGTCTGAAGAAATTTCAACCTCTCAACCACTAAAAACCGATGACATTTCAACAACCGCAATGGTGACTACTGGCATAATTGAAG CTACCATCCTGGCCTTTGAGATACCTCTAGCAAACAGGACGTACAGTTCAAATCTTTCGAATGCTAGTTCGGAAGAATCTATGAATTTGACAATGCAAGTGGAATCAGCATTAAGTAATATACTGACATTAAATGGAATTCGAAATATTCAAGTAGTAGGTTTCAGAGAAGGAAGCGTCATTTGCAG AGTCGAAATCGAAGCTGACAAGTCCATATCAGAGCAAGATATTATTGATGACTATCGGAATTCGAATGCAACCGAAAAGTCAATATTTGCTGCCTCCGGGCTTAAAATTCCTG CGTCTAATGTGGCAACGACATCAGTCAccaata TAGAAACTTCCACAGAAG AaactacaacaacaacaacaacaacaacaacaacaacaacgacaACAACGCCACATAGTGAACCATCATCTTTATCTGACG gTGCCATTGTTGGAATCGTTTTGGGTTCACTGTTCGGAACTTTACTGATAATTATATTGATAGTGGTTGTTTTAAGACATTTTGGTTTCAG TTGCAGCGCAAAGTCAGGGTATGACATGAGAGGAAAAGACTACGGTGAATTACCTGGGTTGGACGAGATATATCACCAAACTCAAGATACAGATATGTAA
- the LOC120341007 gene encoding uncharacterized protein LOC120341007 isoform X2 — protein MNNKRIIICAIVLVAGYSMVFNSSINFYKAYEESVNWEPSLHIAKGNEGKLLSRSKRQLQGNNENFEYNGTFIGNDTILVEVTFLNPTTQAAINGAKNFISDFFSALPKYTNRTLIFHINAELITTPHPSTTDIVSTTQSIPSDLYTSEDPTTETPMAGGQSTVASSTITVSTPAFPKNTSSQLLTTSLSDATTPDFSVESTTDIATTSEEVNITTVTELDEISTTQPPIIDGISITTTMGMNTTMADEQNTELSTMVPVSTTVVSKNRTSQSTTTNVMLTTSDFVETTFISGAMNTTVSEQSTVVSNTETDSTTDLAQTTALHAITTDSISSTSSIADTTIFSEGSTTDIDTTSEESIMTSTALNGSEEISTSQPLKTDDISTTAMVTTGIIEATILAFEIPLANRTYSSNLSNASSEESMNLTMQVESALSNILTLNGIRNIQVVGFREGSVICRVEIEADKSISEQDIIDDYRNSNATEKSIFAASGLKIPETTTTTTTTTTTTTTTTPHSEPSSLSDGAIVGIVLGSLFGTLLIIILIVVVLRHFGFSCSAKSGYDMRGKDYGELPGLDEIYHQTQDTDM, from the exons atgaataacaaaCGGATTATTATCTGTGCAATTGTGTTGGTTGCTGGCTATTCAATGGTCTTCAACTCGAGTATTAATTTTTACAAAGCATATGAAGAATCCGTTAATTGGGAACCTAGCCTGCACATAGCTAAAGGGAATGAAGGGAAATTATTGTCAAGGTCGAAGCGTCAACTGcaaggaaacaatgaaaatttcGAATATAATGGAACTTTTATTGGAAATGACACG atCCTGGTTGAAGTAACTTTTCTAAATCCAACAACGCAGGCTGCAATAAATGGCGCCAAAAACTTCATTTCGGATTTTTTCAGTGCATTACCAAAATATACAAACCGCACTCTTATCTTTCACATAAATGCAG AACTGATAACAACACCACATCCATCGACCACTGACATCGTATCAACAACACAGTCAATACCAAGTGATCTATATACCAGTGAAG ATCCAACGACGGAAACACCAATGGCTGGCGGACAAAGCACAGTTGCATCCAGCACGATAACGGTTTCTACTCCAGCTTTTCCCAAAAATACAAGTTCACAACTGCTAACAACGTCGTTGTCTGATGCCACGACACCGGATTTCAGCGTAG aaTCCACTACAGACATTGCAACAACTTCCGAAGAAGTGAACATAACAACAGTAACCGAGCTTGATGAAATTTCCACTACTCAACCACCAATAATCGATGGCATTTCAATAACAACCACCATGG gtaTGAATACCACAATGGCTGACGAACAAAATACAGAATTATCGACTATGGTACCAGTTTCTACGACAGTTGTATCAAAAAATAGAACCTCACAATCGACTACCACAAATGTCATGTTAACAACGTCTGATTTCGTGGAGACAACGTTCATCAGTGGAG CTATGAACACTACAGTTTCTGAACAAAGTACAGTGGTATCAAACACAGAAACGGATTCTACAACAGATCTAGCACAAACTACAGCCTTACATGCAATAACTACCGATTCCATTTCATCTACGTCATCTATCGCAGATACTACTATTTTCAGTGAAG GTTCAACCACAGATATTGACACAACCTCCGAAGAAAGTATCATGACGTCAACAGCGTTAAATGGGTCTGAAGAAATTTCAACCTCTCAACCACTAAAAACCGATGACATTTCAACAACCGCAATGGTGACTACTGGCATAATTGAAG CTACCATCCTGGCCTTTGAGATACCTCTAGCAAACAGGACGTACAGTTCAAATCTTTCGAATGCTAGTTCGGAAGAATCTATGAATTTGACAATGCAAGTGGAATCAGCATTAAGTAATATACTGACATTAAATGGAATTCGAAATATTCAAGTAGTAGGTTTCAGAGAAGGAAGCGTCATTTGCAG AGTCGAAATCGAAGCTGACAAGTCCATATCAGAGCAAGATATTATTGATGACTATCGGAATTCGAATGCAACCGAAAAGTCAATATTTGCTGCCTCCGGGCTTAAAATTCCTG AaactacaacaacaacaacaacaacaacaacaacaacaacgacaACAACGCCACATAGTGAACCATCATCTTTATCTGACG gTGCCATTGTTGGAATCGTTTTGGGTTCACTGTTCGGAACTTTACTGATAATTATATTGATAGTGGTTGTTTTAAGACATTTTGGTTTCAG TTGCAGCGCAAAGTCAGGGTATGACATGAGAGGAAAAGACTACGGTGAATTACCTGGGTTGGACGAGATATATCACCAAACTCAAGATACAGATATGTAA
- the LOC120347167 gene encoding uncharacterized protein LOC120347167 has protein sequence MEDDKWKIIDTHLHSMMDWTNGINSSNLNNQRENQRQGHIHRRSEPDVVMIRKAQASRINNVTVPQSAPVQPDTFALDWPARPIKKLPSCDNEPSINDIIPETPNLVNMPSRSTHNSQLNSATVTIAESHITMPHLSGSVANTDHVFTTVEAPPRPPPYPRSTANGSLHIKPNKSYFVPLTIDADNRNTSSNHHLTFSSIKNPPQTNSFGYGSPKTNRRSSVPGNQIDPRAHSASPNITRRSASHSAAVHRRRTQDNLVFIPTMVPNSEMDSNHIIIPSVVHSPIFGSTASPVSADPMMTNSTFTKKNDDQEYTKALLQHQQERMERLQKELEAKKKLLFSLSATLSEKETQVHVRRNEKMSPYMPTLSDVIRLRDANLQMEIDCNCMIKEVDMVTKSGNRVGGNFHEHISRKTSSAASIKKKFSNPPALGDLPSPPLPPPPVPPPLENEEETKWSCKYCTFLNHAALNKCEMCDYRRERTTAVS, from the exons ATGGAGGATGACAAATGGAAAATTATCGACACTCACTTGCATTCTATGATGGATTGGACAAATGGAATTAATTCTTCTAATTTGAATAACCAGCGAGAAAACCAACGCCAAGGTCACATTCATAGACGTAGCGAGCCTGATGTTGTCATGATTCGCAAGGCACAAGCATCCAGAATAAACAATGTCACAGTGCCACAATCTGCCCCAGTCCAACCAGATACTTTCGCTCTCGACTGGCCAGCAAGACCTATTAAGAAATTACCAAGTTGCGACAATGAACCTTCTATTAATGATATCATCCCCGAAACTCCCAATTTGGTAAACATGCCAAGTCGATCCACCCACAATTCACAGTTGAACTCTGCTACGGTGACTATTGCGGAGAGCCACATAACAATGCCACATCTTTCTGGGTCAGTTGCTAATACAGACCATGTATTTACAACAGTTGAGGCACCTCCGAGGCCCCCACCTTATCCGCGTTCTACTGCAAATGGCAGCTTGCACATTAAGCCAAATAAGTCCTATTTTGTTCCACTTACGATTGATGCTGACAACCGTAACACTAGCAGTAATCATCACTTGACATTTTCATCTATAAAAAATCCTCCACAAACTAATTCTTTTGGGTATGGTTCACCGAAGACTAACAGAAGAAGCTCTGTTCCTGGAAATCAAATTGATCCAAG aGCTCATAGTGCAAGTCCGAACATAACAAGACGGTCAGCATCACATTCCGCTGCAGTTCATCGAAGAAGAACGCAGGACAATCTTGTTTTTATTCCTACCATGGTACCAAATTCGGAAATGGATTCCAATCATATTATTATTCCTTCCGTTGTACATTCTCCTATATTTGGTTCCACTGCCAGCCCAGTTTCAGCTGATCCAATGATGACTAATTCGACATTTACAAAGAAAAATGATGACCAGGAATACACAAAAG CTTTATTACAACATCAACAAGAAAGAATGGAGAGATTACAAAAAGAATTAGAAGCAAAAAAGAAATTACTTTTCTCACTCTCAGCAACTCTTTCAGAAAAGGAAACTCAAGTACATGTGAGGAGAAATGAAAAGATGTCACCTTATATGCCAACA CTCAGTGATGTCATACGTCTTAGAGATGCAAATCTTCAAATGGAAATTGATTGTAACTGTATGATAAAAGAAGTTGATATGGTCACAAAGAGTG GTAATCGAGTAGGCGGAAACTTTCATGAACATATCAGTAGAAAAACATCTTCAGCAG CGAGCATCAAGAAGAAATTTTCGAACCCACCAGCGTTGGGTGATCTGCCGTCCCCTCCTCTTCCTCCTCCACCAGTTCCTCCTCCACTCGAAAACGAAGAGGAAACAAAATGGTCGTGCAAATATTGCACTTTTCTTAATCATGCAGCACTCAATAAATGCGAG ATGTGCGACTATAGAAGAGAAAGAACTACAGCCGTTTCTTGA